A single window of Falco rusticolus isolate bFalRus1 chromosome 6, bFalRus1.pri, whole genome shotgun sequence DNA harbors:
- the CD164 gene encoding sialomucin core protein 24 — MGRVLALPLTALCLACLSGLAAGAAQRAANGVEVVGICENISDCSSCIDNDTNVAVCKWITCERESMCVNETEIVLKNQSCTAVEQCSSPTDVPPSSATTLSSNTTTPPANSTTASSNTTTASPATTAHTTIANITNVTTHAAITSATTTPSIPGTNATVTPAPSPRKSTFDAASFIGGIVLVLGLQAVVFFLYKFCKSKDRNYHTL, encoded by the exons ATGGGCCGGGTACTCGCGCTCCCCCTCACCGCCCTCTGCCTGGCCTGCCTCAGCGGGCTGGCCGCGGGGGCCGCGCAGAGGGCTGCCAACGGCGTCGAGGTCGTTG gtatttgtgaaaacatttctgactgCAGTTCATGTATTGACAATGATACAAATGTAGCCGTCTGCAAGTGGATCACATGTGAAA GAGAAAGCATGTGtgtaaatgaaacagaaatagttttgaagAATCAGAGCTGTACAGCTGTAGAACAATGTTCTT CTCCTACAGATGTTCCTCCTTCCAGTGCTACTACGCTGTCTTCCAATACTACTACACCACCTGCCAATAGTACCACAGCATCTTCCAATACTACCACAGCCAGTCCTGCTACCACAGCTCATACTACTATAG CTAACATCACCAACGTAACTACACATGCTGCCATTACTTCAGCTACTACAACACCCAGTATTCCAG GTACGAATGCTACTGTGACTCCTGCACCTTCTCCACGCAAATCTACATTTGATGCTGCGAGTTTCATAGGTGGAATTGTCCTTGTTCTGGGTCTGCaggctgttgttttctttctgtacaaaTTCTGCAAGTCGAAAGACCGAAACTATCATACACTTTAG
- the PPIL6 gene encoding probable inactive peptidyl-prolyl cis-trans isomerase-like 6, which translates to MGPRQVTVVGLLRDPTFHVAKCAAEALKLKFPSKFADPVIQPLVEFAWCEYLQEKKKELRGEVWAYASSVMCFVDGQLLGDEKELLKWSHREWDYHDFKPEALYQAIAEDFYRKRLKNSQHVFVYLEIAIEEQPVGRLLFELFSDACPRTCENFRALCAGGAKSRCDGRELTYKNSLFHRLVKNGWIQGGDIITGKGDRGESIYGPTFEDESFSICHKGRGILGMANKGRHSNGSQFYITLQPAPYLDKKYVAFGQLIEGTEVLQRLEAVPTYKERPTVACRIMNCGTLEP; encoded by the exons ATGGGCCCGCGGCAGGTGACGGTGGTGGGGCTGCTCCGAGACCCGACTTTCCACGTGGCCAAGTGCGCAGCAGAG GCTCTGAAGCTGAAGTTTCCAAGCAAGTTTGCAGATCCTGTAATACAGCCTTTAGTAGAATTTGCATGGTGTGAATatttacaggagaaaaagaag GAGCTGAGAGGTGAGGTGTGGGCGTATGCCTCCTCCGTGATGTGCTTTGTTGACGGCCAGCTGCTGGGGGATGAGAAGGAGCTGCTCAAGTGGTCTCACCGTGAGTGGGACTATCATGACTTTAAGCCTGAAGCACTTTACCAAGCAATTGCTGAGGACTTCTACAGGAAACGTCTGAAAAACAGCCAG CATGTGTTTGTGTACCTGGAGATAGCCATTGAGGAGCAGCCCGTCGGGAGGCTGCTCTTTGAG CTCTTTTCAGATGCATGTCCCAGGACCTGTGAGAATTTCCGCGCTCTGTGTGCTGGAGGAGCAAAGTCCCGCTGTGACGGCCGAGAGCTCACCTACAAAAACTCCCTTTTCCATCGCCTAGTGAAAAACGGATGGATCCAAGGAGGAG ACATCATAACTGGAAAGGGAGACAGAGGAGAGTCAATTTATGGTCCCACCTTTGAAG ATGAAAGCTTCTCCATCTGTCACAAGGGAAGAGGAATCCTCGGGATGGCCAACAAGGGCCGCCACAGCAATGGCTCGCAGTTCTACATCACCCTCCAGCCAGCTCCCTACCTGGACAAAAAATATGTGGCTTTTGG GCAATTGATCGAGGGCACGGAGGTACTCCAGAGACTGGAAGCCGTACCTACATATAAGGAAAGGCCTACAGTAGCCTGCAGGATTATGAACTGTGGGACCTTGGAGCCATGA
- the ZBTB24 gene encoding zinc finger and BTB domain-containing protein 24, giving the protein MAEMAPDASEKLVVIHSKAHKDTILANFEEQRKKNFLCDITLIVENVQFRAHKALLAASSEYFSMMFVDEGEIGQSIYMLEGMVADTFGALLEFIYTGCLRASEKSTEQILATAQLLKVTDLVWACTDYQASRSPSNVLPAPPNSGASVAVIGSDKKNGDPPKRKRGRPRKVRNVQEEESGANSAEDVQLRENNSMQNKQNFMKRDSAPEETVASEQAPVGKDAEENEPACGSEAAVSLSAEKDENYDPKSEGIQSTQSRYSKRRIRRSIKLKDYKLLGDEDEKGLAKRTDGKRKRAGSEARCKDCGKVFKYNHFLAIHQRSHTGERPFKCSECGKGFSQKHSLQVHERMHTGERPYTCTVCNKALTTKHSLLEHMSLHTGQKAFTCDQCGKYFSQKRQLKSHYRVHTGRSLPECNQCRRKFMDAAQLKKHLRTHTGEKPFTCEICGKSFTAKSSLQTHIRIHRGEKPYSCGICGKSFSDSSAKRRHCILHTGKKPFSCPECSLQFARLDNLKSHLKIHSKEKQFQEASAAPGPNTNSEEVRNILQLQQYQLATSGGQEIQLLVTDAVHNINFMPGHNQGISIVTAESAPAMTTEQAANLTLLAQPPQQLQNLLLSAQQEQAEQMQSINMIANQIETAQPEQMHVITLSKEALEHLHAHQGQNEEIHLAGSSHPAQQVQLTQESSQQSHSSQDTVPSHQISEEQNQSVPVSESRQQSLLVFLYHLVHTSQAISVGFCASYTSMPTEEMFGPLFAFLRDAPEKCTLLVEEHHLKMSVDEKIRLL; this is encoded by the exons atggcagaaatgGCTCCTGATGCTTCTGAGAAACTGGTCGTCATCCACTCCAAAGCTCACAAAGATACCATTCTAGCTAATTTtgaggaacaaaggaaaaagaattttctttgtgaCATTACTCTAATAGTGGAGAATGTGCAGTTCAGAGCCCATAAAGCTTTGCTTGCTGCCAGCAGTGAGTACTTCTCAATGATGTTTGTAGATGAGGGTGAAATAGGCCAATCAATTTACATGTTGGAGGGAATGGTTGCAGACACCTTTGGAGCACTGTTGGAATTTATCTACACTGGTTGCCTCCGCGCCAGtgaaaaaagcacagaacaaatTCTGGCtactgcacagctgctgaaagTGACTGACCTGGTGTGGGCCTGTACAGACTACCAGGCCAGCCGTAGCCCAAGTAATGTGTTACCAGCTCCACCTAACAGTGGAGCCTCTGTAGCTGTTATTGGAAGCGACAAGAAGAATGGAGATCCACCAAAGCGAAAACGAGGGCGACCAAGGAAAGTCAGGAATGTCCAAGAGGAAGAATCGGGAGCAAATTCTGCCGAAGATGTGCAGCTGAGAGAGAACAACTCCatgcaaaataagcaaaattttatgaaaagagACAGTGCACCAGAAGAAACAGTTGCCAGCGAACAGGCTCCAGTTGggaaagatgcagaagaaaatgaacctGCTTGTGGCTCAGAAGCTGCCGTCAGTCTCTCAGctgagaaagatgaaaattatgATCCCAAATCTGAAGGAATACAGAGCACTCAGAGCCGTTACAGCAAACGTAGGATAAGGAGATCAATCAAACTCAAAGACTATAAACTTCTTGGTGATGAGGATGAAAAAGGACTGGCAAAGAGaactgatggaaaaagaaaacgtGCAGGTTCTGAAGCTCGCTGTAAAGACTGTGgcaaagtatttaaatataatcACTTCTTAGCTATTCATCAGCGAAGTCATACAG GGGAGCGTCCTTTTAAGTGCAGTGAGTGTGGCAAAGGCTTTTCCCAGAAGCATTCTCTTCAAGTCCACGAGCGGATGCACACCGGAGAGCGGCCATACACGTGCACCGTCTGCAATAAGGCTCTGACAACAAAGCATTCTCTTCTGGAGCATATGAGCCTACATACAG GGCAGAAGGCTTTTACATGTGATCAGTGTGGGAAATACTTCAGCCAAAAGAGACAGCTCAAGAGCCACTATCGAGTACACACAG GCCGTTCACTGCCGGAATGTAACCAGTGTCGTCGCAAATTCATGGATGCAGCTCAGTTAAAGAAACATCTAAGAACACATACAG gtGAGAAGCCCTTCACTTGTGAAATTTGTGGCAAATCTTTTACAGCTAAAAGTTCTCTTCAGACTCACATTAGAATTCACAG aggagaaaagccGTATTCTTGTGGTATATGTGGAAAATCCTTCTCTGATTCCAGTGCAAAGAGAAGACACTGTATCTTACACACAGGCAAAAAGCCTTTCTCCTGCCCAGAATGTAGTTTGCAGTTTGCTCGTCTGGACAACCTGAAGTCTCATTTGAAAATTCATagcaaggaaaagcagtttCAGGAAGCCAGTGCTGCCCCAGGCCCCAACACTAATTCAGAAGAAGTGAGAAAcattctccagctgcagcagtatCAACTTGCCACCTCTGGAGGGCAGGAAATTCAGCTCCTGGTTACAGATGCAGTACACAATATAAACTTCATGCCTGGTCATAATCAAGGCATTAGTATTGTTACTGCAGAAAGTGCCCCAGCTATGACCACAGAGCAGGCTGCGAACCTGACGCTGCTTGCTCAGCCACCgcagcagctgcaaaacttGTTGCTTTCAGCTCAGCAGGAGCAAGCGGAACAAATGCAAAGTATCAATATGATTGCGAACCAAATAGAGACTGCCCAGCCTGAACAAATGCATGTCATCACTCTTTCCAAGGAAGCGCTAGAACACCTCCATGCTCATCAAGgacaaaatgaagaaatccaCTTAGCAGGATCTTCCCATCCAGCTCAGCAGGTGCAGCTGACTCAGGAATCAAGTCAACAGTCTCACTCTAGCCAAGATACAGTTCCTTCCCATCAAATCAGTGAAGAACAGAATCAAAGTGTACCTGTTTCTGAATCCCGTCAGCAGTCTCT attgGTATTTCTGTACCACTTAGTCCATACCTCACAAGCGATTAGTGTGGGGTTTTGTGCCTCATACACGTCCATGCCTACTGAGGAGATGTTTGGCCCCTTGTTTGCATTTCTGCGTGACGCTCCAGAGAAGTGTACCTTGCTGGTAGAAGAACACCATTTAAAGATGTCTGTTGATGAGAAAATACGACTTCTCTGA